From a single Arachnia propionica genomic region:
- a CDS encoding PLP-dependent aminotransferase family protein: MGVRMDSAELSRLLGVWTDADERLPDALARTMSELVDHGFVPAGSTLPPQRELAQVLGVARGTVASALAILEAGGYVVSTRGSGTRVRSGRVSAEHRAGGRLFSFTNAPRDVIDLSSGALPASTVTGEVLSASPDGLDPYLETDGYFPAGLPVLRQAIAEHLTRDGVPTRPSEVLVTSGAQQATSLAIRGLLDPGDLVLTEDPSYRGALCALRAHGVRLEGVPLRDGGIDVDLVARAAARRPAALYCQTSVHNPTGQSMTRDARAALADVVNRRGLHVVEDCCSYDLTLSGRPASTLTGLVAPELHLSCWTMSKLFWGGLRVGWVRADEARIRRLVELRKVDDLATSIVDQLYAVRLLHRAADARRERQAMLTTHLASTERVLREVAPAWTWQRIVGGSGLWVDTGTDAVTFTEQAKRAGVKLAAGPSFSPHDGHRTMLRLPLWHDGAELRRGLGAAFGR, encoded by the coding sequence ATGGGAGTGCGCATGGATTCGGCGGAACTGTCGAGGCTACTCGGGGTGTGGACGGACGCGGACGAGCGCCTGCCGGACGCACTGGCGCGCACCATGTCAGAGCTCGTGGATCACGGTTTCGTGCCCGCGGGAAGCACCTTGCCGCCGCAGCGGGAGCTCGCACAGGTGCTGGGGGTCGCCCGCGGAACCGTCGCGTCCGCCCTGGCGATACTGGAGGCTGGCGGGTATGTGGTCTCGACCCGAGGGTCGGGGACACGGGTGAGGTCGGGCCGGGTGAGTGCCGAGCACCGAGCCGGCGGGCGGCTGTTCTCGTTCACCAACGCCCCGCGCGATGTCATCGACCTGTCCAGCGGGGCCCTGCCCGCGTCCACGGTGACCGGGGAGGTGCTGTCGGCGAGTCCGGACGGGCTCGACCCCTACCTGGAAACCGACGGCTATTTCCCGGCCGGGCTTCCAGTGTTGCGGCAGGCGATCGCCGAGCACCTCACCCGCGATGGGGTGCCGACCCGACCCTCGGAGGTGCTGGTGACGAGCGGGGCGCAGCAGGCGACCTCGCTGGCGATCCGGGGGCTGCTGGACCCGGGCGACCTCGTCCTGACCGAGGACCCGAGCTATCGGGGTGCGCTGTGTGCGCTGCGGGCCCATGGCGTCCGGTTGGAGGGGGTCCCGCTGCGCGACGGCGGCATCGACGTGGACCTGGTGGCGCGCGCGGCGGCGAGGCGTCCGGCCGCGCTGTACTGCCAGACCAGCGTCCACAACCCGACGGGGCAGAGCATGACCAGGGACGCGCGGGCTGCGCTCGCCGACGTCGTCAACCGGCGCGGCCTGCACGTCGTCGAGGACTGCTGTTCCTACGACCTGACGCTGTCAGGACGTCCGGCGTCAACGCTGACGGGCCTTGTTGCCCCGGAACTTCACCTGAGCTGCTGGACGATGTCGAAGCTGTTCTGGGGTGGGCTTCGCGTCGGCTGGGTGAGGGCCGACGAGGCGCGCATCCGCCGGCTGGTGGAGCTGCGGAAGGTCGACGACCTGGCGACCTCCATCGTCGACCAGCTGTATGCCGTGCGGCTGCTGCACCGGGCGGCGGACGCGCGGCGGGAGCGGCAGGCGATGCTCACCACACACCTGGCGTCCACGGAGCGGGTGCTCCGCGAGGTGGCCCCGGCATGGACCTGGCAGCGGATCGTCGGCGGTTCCGGCCTGTGGGTGGACACCGGGACGGACGCCGTCACCTTCACCGAGCAGGCCAAACGGGCCGGAGTCAAGCTCGCCGCCGGGCCGAGTTTCTCGCCCCACGACGGTCACCGCACGATGCTGCGACTGCCCCTGTGGCACGACGGAGCCGAACTGAGACGAGGATTGGGCGCCGCCTTCGGCAGATAA
- a CDS encoding helix-turn-helix domain-containing protein, giving the protein MPVEEPHRITCHLDDLLAARGVTLAALSEKVGITVVNLSILKNNRARAVRFSTLTALCEALDCEVGDLFSLADQP; this is encoded by the coding sequence ATGCCTGTCGAGGAACCCCATCGGATTACCTGCCACCTGGACGATCTGCTCGCGGCCCGGGGTGTGACGCTCGCGGCCCTCAGCGAAAAGGTCGGTATCACCGTGGTCAACCTGTCGATCCTGAAGAACAACCGCGCGAGGGCCGTTCGGTTCAGCACCCTGACGGCGCTGTGCGAGGCGCTGGACTGCGAGGTCGGTGACCTGTTCAGCCTCGCAGACCAGCCCTGA
- a CDS encoding ADP-ribosylglycohydrolase family protein → MPISDTWRDRLLGSLLGLAVGDALGTAVEFQARDSFPPVTDMVGGGVFELAPGQWTDDTSMALCIAASLTETGAYDPHDQLARFVRWYRDGYLSSTGRCFDIGNQTRAALEEFEATGEPYREAIDGMSAGNGSLMRLAPVAMAFCDDPEAAGRFSADSSRTTHPAVECVEACGVYGRLIAAAIEGASRTELYVLAADLAEQMTSPDLATILRGSYRVKERDEISSSGYVLHSLEAALWAFASTDDFLEGALLAVNLGDDADTVGAIYGQLAGALYGRSGIPESWRNRLHDVEMIEDLAAGIADRVGTFEVVVG, encoded by the coding sequence ATGCCGATCAGCGACACATGGCGTGACCGACTTCTGGGCAGTCTCCTGGGGTTGGCGGTGGGTGATGCCCTGGGGACCGCCGTCGAGTTTCAGGCCCGCGATTCCTTCCCGCCCGTCACCGACATGGTGGGCGGTGGGGTGTTCGAGCTGGCGCCCGGGCAGTGGACTGATGACACGTCGATGGCGCTGTGCATCGCAGCGAGCCTGACCGAGACCGGGGCCTACGATCCCCACGACCAGCTGGCCCGGTTCGTCCGGTGGTATCGCGACGGGTACCTCAGCAGCACGGGGCGGTGTTTCGATATTGGCAATCAGACCCGCGCCGCCCTGGAGGAGTTCGAGGCAACTGGCGAGCCCTACCGCGAGGCGATTGATGGGATGAGCGCGGGAAACGGGTCGTTGATGCGCCTGGCGCCGGTCGCGATGGCCTTCTGCGACGACCCCGAGGCCGCGGGACGGTTCTCCGCCGACAGCTCCCGCACCACCCATCCCGCCGTCGAGTGCGTCGAGGCGTGCGGGGTCTACGGTAGGTTGATCGCGGCCGCCATCGAGGGGGCGTCGCGCACGGAGCTGTACGTGCTGGCCGCCGACCTGGCCGAGCAGATGACCAGCCCCGACCTGGCGACGATCCTGCGCGGCTCCTACCGGGTCAAGGAACGCGACGAGATCTCGTCGTCGGGCTATGTCCTGCACAGCCTGGAGGCGGCGCTGTGGGCCTTCGCCAGCACCGACGACTTCCTCGAAGGTGCGCTGCTGGCCGTGAACCTGGGAGACGACGCCGACACCGTCGGGGCCATCTACGGGCAGCTGGCAGGGGCGCTGTACGGGCGCAGCGGAATCCCGGAGAGCTGGCGGAACCGTCTCCACGACGTCGAAATGATCGAGGACCTGGCCGCGGGGATCGCGGACCGGGTCGGAACCTTCGAGGTCGTGGTCGGCTGA
- a CDS encoding Tm-1-like ATP-binding domain-containing protein codes for MAVVALIGTLDTKGAEYAWLAEQLDKHGVQTLFVDVGSFSASPLANISSDDVIAAANSDAAALRERRDRGEMMQVMSVGVARIVRDLAVSGRIHGLLALGGSGGSSVAAAAMQALPVGFPKLLVSTMASGDVKPYVGEVDATLMYSVVDVAGINSVSSQVFANAVAAIAGMARAYEDRLAAVPAEHKPVVAVTMFGVTTPAADEARDTLTDLGYEVLVFHATGAGGRAMEKLAESGLLAGVCDLTTTELADDLVGGVLSAGPRRLEMAGRVGLPQVVSLGALDMVNFGPADTVPPEFAGRNLFVHNPTVTLMRTTPEEMTELGRRIAAKLAAATGPTELFIPLRGVSAIDVEGAPFRDAEADATLFAELRAGLAGSGVVVHELDQAINDPGFGAAMARALHASITN; via the coding sequence ATGGCTGTTGTTGCACTGATCGGGACGCTGGACACCAAAGGTGCCGAGTACGCCTGGCTGGCCGAGCAACTGGACAAGCACGGGGTGCAGACCCTGTTCGTCGATGTCGGGTCCTTCTCGGCGAGCCCGCTGGCCAACATCAGCTCCGACGATGTGATCGCCGCCGCGAACTCCGACGCCGCCGCCCTGCGCGAACGCCGCGACCGGGGCGAGATGATGCAGGTGATGAGCGTCGGGGTGGCCCGTATCGTCCGCGACCTGGCGGTGTCGGGACGCATCCACGGCCTGCTGGCCCTCGGCGGATCCGGCGGCTCCTCGGTCGCCGCGGCCGCGATGCAGGCCCTCCCGGTCGGTTTCCCGAAACTGCTGGTCTCGACCATGGCCTCCGGCGACGTGAAACCCTACGTCGGCGAGGTGGACGCGACGCTCATGTACTCGGTCGTCGACGTCGCCGGCATCAACTCGGTCTCCTCCCAGGTGTTCGCCAACGCGGTCGCGGCGATCGCCGGGATGGCCAGGGCATACGAGGACCGGCTGGCCGCTGTCCCCGCCGAGCACAAACCGGTCGTCGCGGTCACCATGTTCGGCGTGACGACCCCGGCCGCGGACGAGGCCCGCGACACCCTGACCGACCTCGGCTACGAGGTGCTGGTCTTCCACGCCACCGGGGCGGGTGGCCGCGCCATGGAGAAACTCGCCGAGTCGGGCCTGCTGGCCGGGGTGTGCGACCTCACCACCACCGAGCTGGCCGACGACCTCGTGGGCGGTGTCCTGTCGGCGGGGCCGCGGCGGCTGGAGATGGCCGGGCGGGTCGGCCTGCCGCAGGTCGTCAGCTTGGGGGCGCTCGACATGGTGAACTTCGGCCCCGCCGACACCGTGCCGCCCGAGTTCGCCGGACGCAACCTGTTCGTCCACAACCCCACCGTGACGCTGATGCGCACCACGCCTGAGGAGATGACCGAGCTGGGACGCCGCATCGCCGCCAAACTTGCCGCCGCCACCGGACCCACCGAGCTGTTCATCCCCCTGCGGGGCGTGAGCGCCATCGACGTCGAGGGAGCCCCCTTCCGGGACGCCGAGGCCGACGCCACGCTGTTTGCGGAACTGCGCGCGGGGCTGGCTGGCTCCGGCGTCGTCGTCCACGAACTCGACCAGGCGATCAACGACCCAGGTTTCGGTGCCGCGATGGCCCGCGCACTGCACGCATCCATCACCAACTGA
- a CDS encoding DUF2975 domain-containing protein, which produces MKLTISRGDYLTLRIMLALFVVAPLVSPFWHAWTWVKGDPLVWLNGGNPSQASSGEAASPLEAANGLIVRPSLETLSWEFTDPTWTQRLGAMLPGVLVAVVTLWLCVTIWRFTLLVQRDRAFSAGAHRLLVQLGIALIFLTAAFLVGEVLANMLIYTGLPARGMGFAMLTTNAGDFVPLGVALVVLVVAYAWRQGEQLAEDVETTI; this is translated from the coding sequence ATGAAACTCACAATCAGCCGAGGCGACTACCTCACATTGCGGATCATGCTGGCGTTGTTCGTAGTGGCACCCTTGGTGAGCCCCTTCTGGCACGCTTGGACATGGGTCAAGGGCGACCCCCTGGTCTGGCTCAATGGGGGCAATCCCTCGCAAGCCAGTTCGGGCGAGGCGGCCTCTCCCCTCGAAGCCGCGAATGGGCTGATCGTGCGCCCAAGCCTTGAGACACTCTCGTGGGAGTTCACCGATCCGACGTGGACGCAACGTCTCGGCGCGATGCTTCCGGGCGTGCTGGTCGCGGTGGTCACGCTCTGGCTGTGCGTCACGATCTGGCGGTTCACGCTCTTGGTGCAGCGCGACCGTGCCTTCTCCGCGGGGGCGCACCGGCTGCTGGTGCAGTTGGGAATAGCCCTGATCTTCCTCACCGCCGCCTTCCTCGTCGGCGAGGTCCTGGCGAACATGCTCATCTACACCGGCTTGCCCGCCAGGGGGATGGGGTTCGCCATGCTGACGACCAACGCTGGCGATTTCGTCCCCCTCGGGGTGGCGCTGGTGGTGCTGGTCGTCGCCTACGCCTGGCGGCAGGGGGAACAGCTCGCCGAGGACGTGGAGACGACGATCTGA